The following coding sequences are from one Candidatus Borkfalkia ceftriaxoniphila window:
- the nspC gene encoding carboxynorspermidine decarboxylase, which translates to MELKTPYFLIDEAALEKNLRILKSVSDASGAKILLAQKAYSCFATYPLIAKYLDGTAASGLYEARLGKEHFGKQTHVFSPAFREEETEELAKYCDHVIFNSPAQAKKFAPFFRARNISCGLRVNPERSTQQGHAQYDPCAPCSRLGTTILEFDESVLPLLDGLHMHTLCEQNSDALEETVEALEEKFGKYLSRLRWLNLGGGHHITRGDYDIPRLLSLLVRLRERYGLQIYLEPGEAVVLNAGTLVSRVLDIVQNGMDIAILDASATCHMPDVLEMPYRPPVRNGGAPHEKKYTYRLAGPTCLAGDIIGDYSFDAPLCCGDEIVFEDMALYTMVKTNTFNGMPLPAIALKKEDGSIRVLKTFSYENFKTRLS; encoded by the coding sequence ATGGAATTGAAAACGCCATATTTTCTGATCGACGAAGCGGCGCTCGAAAAAAATCTGCGCATTTTGAAATCCGTATCCGACGCGTCGGGCGCGAAAATTCTATTGGCGCAAAAGGCGTATTCGTGCTTTGCGACGTATCCGCTCATAGCAAAGTATCTCGACGGCACGGCGGCGAGCGGGCTGTATGAAGCGCGGCTCGGCAAAGAACATTTCGGTAAACAGACGCACGTGTTTTCCCCCGCGTTCCGCGAAGAGGAAACCGAAGAACTCGCAAAGTATTGCGACCACGTTATCTTCAATTCGCCCGCGCAGGCAAAAAAATTCGCGCCCTTTTTCAGGGCGCGGAATATCAGTTGCGGGCTACGCGTCAATCCCGAACGTTCCACGCAGCAAGGACACGCGCAGTACGACCCGTGCGCGCCCTGTTCAAGGCTGGGCACGACGATTTTAGAATTCGACGAGAGCGTTCTGCCCCTTCTGGACGGGCTGCATATGCACACGCTGTGCGAACAGAACAGCGACGCGCTCGAAGAAACGGTCGAGGCTCTCGAAGAAAAGTTCGGGAAATACCTTTCGCGCCTTCGCTGGCTCAACCTCGGCGGGGGGCACCATATCACGCGCGGCGATTACGATATCCCGCGGCTCTTATCCCTGCTCGTGCGCCTGCGCGAGCGATACGGTCTGCAAATCTATCTCGAACCGGGCGAGGCTGTGGTCTTAAACGCGGGCACGCTCGTATCGCGCGTTCTGGATATCGTACAAAACGGCATGGATATCGCGATTTTAGACGCTTCCGCCACCTGCCATATGCCCGACGTTCTGGAAATGCCCTACCGCCCGCCCGTACGAAACGGCGGCGCGCCGCACGAAAAGAAATACACCTACCGCCTTGCGGGTCCGACTTGCCTTGCGGGCGATATCATCGGGGATTACTCCTTTGACGCGCCGCTTTGTTGTGGCGACGAGATCGTCTTCGAGGACATGGCGCTGTACACCATGGTCAAGACGAACACGTTCAACGGCATGCCCCTGCCCGCCATCGCGCTGAAAAAAGAGGACGGTTCTATCCGCGTATTAAAAACTTTTTCCTATGAAAATTTCAAAACCCGCCTTTCATAA
- a CDS encoding saccharopine dehydrogenase family protein, which translates to MGKALIIGCGGVASVAIHKCCQNSEAFEEICIASRTLSKCDKLKAALENKTKTKISTAQVDANDVEALVALIDAQKPDVVLNLALPYQDISIMEACLRTKTHYVDTANYEPEDTAKFEYKWQWAYREAFEKAGICALLGSGFDPGVTGVFSAYALKHHFDEIEYIDILDCNGGDHGYPFATNFNPEINIREVSANGSYWENGHWVETKPMEIKREYDFQGVGKKDMYLLHHEELESLALNIPGIKRIRFFMTFGQSYLNHLKCLEDVGMTSIEPIEFEGQKIVPLQFLKAVLPDPASLGPRTVGKTNIGCIFRGKKDGKDKTYYLYNICDHQECYREVGSQAISYTTGVPAMIGAMLVMQGVWNKAGVHNIEEFDPDPFMDALNRWGLPWQEDFDPVLVD; encoded by the coding sequence ATGGGAAAAGCACTGATCATCGGCTGCGGCGGCGTCGCGTCCGTCGCCATTCACAAATGCTGCCAGAACAGCGAGGCGTTCGAAGAGATCTGCATCGCCAGCCGCACCCTTTCCAAATGCGACAAACTCAAAGCGGCGCTGGAAAACAAGACGAAAACGAAAATTTCCACCGCGCAGGTGGACGCGAACGACGTGGAAGCGCTCGTCGCGCTCATCGACGCGCAAAAACCCGACGTGGTTTTGAATCTCGCCCTGCCCTATCAGGATATCTCGATCATGGAAGCCTGTCTGCGGACGAAGACCCACTACGTGGATACCGCCAACTACGAGCCCGAGGATACCGCGAAATTCGAATACAAATGGCAGTGGGCGTACCGCGAGGCGTTTGAAAAGGCGGGCATTTGCGCCCTTTTAGGCAGCGGGTTCGACCCCGGGGTCACGGGCGTGTTTTCGGCGTACGCGCTCAAACACCACTTCGACGAGATCGAGTATATCGACATTCTCGACTGCAACGGCGGCGACCACGGCTATCCGTTCGCGACCAACTTCAATCCCGAGATCAATATCCGCGAGGTTTCCGCCAACGGCTCCTACTGGGAGAACGGACATTGGGTGGAAACAAAGCCCATGGAGATCAAGCGCGAATACGACTTTCAGGGCGTGGGCAAAAAGGATATGTACCTATTGCACCACGAAGAGTTGGAATCTCTGGCGCTCAATATCCCGGGCATCAAACGCATCCGCTTTTTCATGACCTTCGGGCAGAGTTATCTCAACCATCTCAAATGTCTGGAAGACGTGGGCATGACCTCGATCGAACCCATTGAATTCGAGGGACAAAAAATCGTGCCCCTGCAATTTTTGAAGGCGGTGCTGCCCGATCCCGCCTCTTTGGGCCCGCGCACGGTCGGAAAGACGAATATCGGCTGCATTTTCCGCGGCAAAAAGGACGGAAAGGACAAGACCTATTATCTGTATAATATCTGCGACCACCAGGAATGCTACCGCGAGGTAGGCTCGCAGGCGATCTCTTATACGACGGGCGTGCCCGCGATGATCGGCGCCATGCTGGTGATGCAGGGCGTATGGAACAAGGCGGGCGTGCACAATATCGAGGAATTCGACCCCGATCCCTTTATGGACGCGCTCAACCGCTGGGGACTCCCCTGGCAAGAAGATTTCGATCCCGTATTGGTAGACTGA